AGACAAGAAACAGGCAAGTGTTTATCCTGTAGAGAGTGTATAAAAGCAGATACATGTGATGATAACCCCAAATTCCTATGCAGCATGAATTTGGGGTTCTTTTATGTTTATTGTTTATTATGGTGGTTGTTATTACCATAAATTCAGATTATAATAAGCATTATAGGAATTGGTAATAATACAAGTACATAATACAATATCATTCTATCTTAGATACATCCATGGAACTCATGAGATTTATTTAAGAAAGCTTGATAAATGTCATGAATTACATGAATTGAATGTAAAATTTCTTATCTAGTAGTTGGTAGTTCTTGCTTAAATGGAGGATATTATGTTTGCAGATAGAGCTGAAATTTATATAAGATCCGGTAAAGGCGGAGACGGCCATGTCAGTTTCAGAAGAGAAAAATACGTTCCGGCCGGTGGCCCGGACGGAGGAGATGGCGGAAAAGGCGGAGATGTCATTTTTGAAGTTGACGAAGGTTTGAACACCTTGGCTGATTTTCGATATACCAGAAGGTTTATTGCTGAGGATGGAGAAAACGGCAGTAAAAAGAAATGTTCCGGTAGAGACGGCAAGGATCTTATACTTAAGGTTCCCCCGGGAACAGTTATAATAGAGGTAAACACCGGAAAAGTAGTAGCTGATATGTCAGGAGATAACAAAAGAGAAGTGGTCCTAAAAGGAGGCCGTGGGGGTAAAGGAAATCAGCATTATGCCACTGCCACCATGCAGGCGCCTAAATATGCCCAACCGGGACAAGCTGCCATGGAAATGACTGTACGTCTGGAACTTAAAGTTATAGCAGACGTAGGTTTAGTAGGCTTTCCCAATGTAGGTAAATCCACACTATTATCCAGGGTTACCAATGCAAGGCCTAAAATCGGAAACTATCATTTTACCACCACAAGGCCTAATCTTGGAGTGGTTGACTTAGAGGAGGGCGGCGGTTTTGTTATAGCTGATATTCCGGGATTAATTGAAGGGGCTTCAGAAGG
This genomic interval from Herbinix luporum contains the following:
- the obgE gene encoding GTPase ObgE, whose product is MFADRAEIYIRSGKGGDGHVSFRREKYVPAGGPDGGDGGKGGDVIFEVDEGLNTLADFRYTRRFIAEDGENGSKKKCSGRDGKDLILKVPPGTVIIEVNTGKVVADMSGDNKREVVLKGGRGGKGNQHYATATMQAPKYAQPGQAAMEMTVRLELKVIADVGLVGFPNVGKSTLLSRVTNARPKIGNYHFTTTRPNLGVVDLEEGGGFVIADIPGLIEGASEGLGLGHEFLRHIERTKVIIHLVDAASTEGRDPIEDIRKINSELVSYNEQLGKLPQVIAANKLDVLYGDEKEEIIKKLKSTFEPEGYKVFPISAVSGEGVKELLYHVKAMLDQMDTSPVIFEKEFFPEELKDKSLPFEVWKEEDHVYVVEGPRIERMLGYTNLESEKGFVFFQNFMKENGILDQLEELGIQEGDTVRMYGLQFDYYK